The Acinonyx jubatus isolate Ajub_Pintada_27869175 chromosome A2, VMU_Ajub_asm_v1.0, whole genome shotgun sequence genomic sequence AGTAATCACCTTGTGACAAACAACCCTGAAATTAAAGCCATCCTGTATCCGGGGCACTTACCGTTATACAGGGACGTGTAGGTGCTTTTTATGCATCATCTCCTTATTCACAATAATCACAGAAAAGCAGAGTGGCTCAGGAGCATGGGCTTTGTCAAACTACATCCCTTGCTCCACAAAATGGGACCCTTTCTCTGAAACTGGGTGGATTTAgaggtaaaacaaacaaagcacTTACCACAATGCCTGGAGCATAGTAGCTGATCGATTATCATTAGTTAAaacaggatgatgatgatgatggcgatAACGATTTATTGAGTGCCAGTTCTTTACATGCACTCTAAATCCTAGGGAAACTCGCCTCTATTTGCATCTTCTCCTTTTATAGATGGGAAACTGAGAAGTTAAAAGCTTGAGCCAGGTAGTAGCAGAGCTCAGACTCCAGAGCCTTCACTCTTGCTAAGTCACTAAGTCTCCATGCTTTGTTGTAAACAGCTGTCACTTTATTACCTAAGGCTAAAAAAACAACTGGGTCCTTATCTTTGGGAAGGGAGAGAACTATtacacaaactaaaaaaaatcaaatgaaaacttaGTGAAAAAGTCTGGTGACGTGAACACAAAGTATACACAAATAGGCTggagaagagggacagagcaagCAGGGCCCCTGGCAAGGGTCACAGAGCCAAGCTGAGCAGCCAGGCCAGTGCTGCTACCTGGATAACCTGCCTTCTCCAGCTTCCCGCCCACACTGGCTTGGCACTcactccagtttcttttttctttttttttttttttcaacgtttatttatttttgggacagagagagacagagcatgaacgggggaggggcagagagagggagacacagaatcggaaacaggctccaggctctgagccatcagcccagagcctgacgcggggctcgaactcacggaccgcgtcggacgcttaaccgactgcgccacccaggcgccccaactccaGTTTCTTTTGGTGGCTCTGGAAGCCTGTCACTGCGGGGCACCCATCTCCCGCCTGAGGAGACTTACTTGTGGACAGGTGTTCAACGCCCTCGTAGCTTCCTGGAGCTCACACGTGCCTACCCTTCCGCCTCCATCCTGCCCCATCACCTGGCCCAGGATCTGGCCCACCATATGTAAGTGCTCAGCCAAGATGCAATGTGTATTCAAATAGGCACACGCCCTTAAACCGGGAGGAGCACCCCAAGGAAACAGAGGGTCTAGCCGGCCAGGTCCCCACCGACAGGGCCCACCGGTGCAGTGCACCACCTGGTACGCATGCGGGCTCAGGAAACAGATCTGAGTAGAAGAAACACAGGTGGAGAGTGGTTCCAAGAAGGAATGCCGAATTTCGATGGAAAGTCTGGAAACATTGCTGGAAGAGACCGCGGCATCTCAATGGGGGCCCCGCGCGGGGAAGCGGAGAGTGAGGTCGGTGCGGCTGTTTGCTGAGGTCAGAACCAGGCAGGCGCAGTTCTGGGCCCCGGGGCCACAACTCTGCAGCGCACCGCTCAGGGGTCCTGCCCTAGGTTAAAAGGGGTCATCTGTGTGCGGTAGAGGGCGGGAGCGAGGAGAGGCTGCTTCAGCGGCGCTGTGGGTCCCGAGGTCTCACCCGGCGTGGGGAAGGCTCTTTATTCGCTAGAGTGAAACTGGCCGGCCTCTGATCTGCAGGGAACAGGACCCTCGCCGCATCACTGGCTGGGAGCGGTGGCGGAGCTGAGGTCGTGAAGGACAGGGGCGGGCGCAGGGGGCGGCGGGCTAGAGGACCCGGGAacggagggggagacagaggaccgGGGGTCGAGGTGGGCCCGCCGCGCTCCGACCCTTCCCTCTCCGTGTCCCGGCCGTCTGCAGCCTCAAGGAGACGACCGTTCTTGGGTCCTCCGACCTCCCGGGAAGGGAGCCCAAAGAGCGGCCATCGCTGCGGTGGCCACCGAAGGGGGGCGCAGAGTCCTCCTCAGCCTCGAGGAGACGGGGGAGGGGGCTAGAGAACccgtcccgccccgccccgggacCTCCCGCCCCTCAGGCCGAGGGGCGCGCCCATTGGCCGGCCGGGCTCCGCGCGCCGCGCCCATTGGCCGGCCGCCGTGAGGAGCACGCGGCCACGGTGGCGGGCGCGCAGTCGGAGGGCGGCGGACTGGCCGACGGGCCGAGGGCTGCGCGGGCCGCGCGGCGGGCATGGCGGGTGCGGGGCTGCGGGCGGCCGCTCGGCGCTGGCTGCCGTGCAGGGGCCACGGCGGGCCGCGAGCCGCGTCGTCCTCGCCCTCCTGCCCTGGCTGCGGCCCCCCGGGTCCCGGCGCCCACTGCCCCGGTGCCCCGCGTCCCGCGCCCGCCCCGGCGCCCGCCGGCGGCGCCGAGCTCAGCGCGCACCTGTGGGCTCGTTACCAGGACATGCGGAGATTGGTGCACGGTGGGTGAGCCGGAGTGGGATGGGCGCCGGGGGTGTATCCGCGCGGCGGCCGTCGCGCGCCCAGGCGACGGACAGACCAGCGGTCCCGAGCCGGCCCGGGCGCCGCTCTTCGGGGAAAGCACCCTGGTGAGGCTCGCCGGGGCCCCGGAGCCTGAAGGCCGAGCAGCTTTTCGGGAGAGGCTCCCACTGGTCGTCCCGGGGCCCTCTAGGGACGCCCCGACGTCCGGAGGCAGACGGGCCGACGGGAGTTTTGTTCCCTGGCTCCGTCTGCAGGATCTAGGGGTTCCCGAAGCGGCCTCCGGAATGCGGAGCCCCCACCGTCTTTCCTGGCGACCCCGTCTGCCGGGATGCTGCGGCGGAAATGCCCCTACCCCTTGTTCTCTTAGCGGCCCTTAGTTGGGGCGGGAGCTCCAGGGACAAAGCCGGCCGGCGGCGCTGCCCAACCTAAGCGGACGCGGACTAGACTAGACTTTGCAGACACCTCTGGATTGCCACCGAGGTCCGGGGCACTCTCAGCCCAGGAGGGGAAGGTGTTGGTTGGAGAAACGAGACCAAGCCACCCCAGGGCCCTGGAGTCCACAAGGGTGGCTTCATCCTTGGCCGGGACACTGCAAAATGGGCTGATGAACCTGCGGCCTCCCCCTAGAGAGGCTAGGCTTCCTGTGTTCTCTCCCACACCTACAAGGCAGGCTCCTCAGGTTGCCCTACAGAAGGTCTTCTCCAGACCCAGAGCAAACACAAATCCTTAACAGCATCCCAGGCCTGTCCTGTCCACTgaaggggggatggggggggcggtgcggggtCCTGACAGAGGTCCAAGGCCTTCAGAACCACTATTCTGCCTTGGGCTTCTCAGGTGAGTCCTGTCCAGCTCTCCACACAGCTAGAGTGGAGGCTCTAATCATCTGGAATCTTCCAGACAGGGATGGGATGAGAGGCTGGGATGCCCTGATGAGGCCAGAGATCTGAGAGTGCCTGATATTGGTCCCCACCCCTTGCCCCACACCCGCCCTGGGGCTCTTCTCTCTTCTGCGGCAGGCATATGTGGTTTGGGCTTGACCCCTATCACTGACCAGCAGGGTGGCGTTCAGCAGGCCTCAACCCTCCTGGACCCTCAGAGTCTACAGTGTAAAACACAAACCCACAACACAGGGCTGTGGTGGAGACACAGAAGGAACCAGGCCTGGAAAGGGCAGGGGAGCTTCTAGAGGAGCCCCCAAGGGTGATGCGGCTTTCATTGGTAAGACAAAGTGGCCCTGTCTGGAAGATTCCAGATGATTAGAGCCTCCACTCTAGCTGTGTGGAGAGCTGGACAGGACTCACCTGAGAAGTCCAAGGCAGAATAGTGAGGAATTGTGGTTCTGAAGCCCTTGGACCTCTGTCAGGAccccgcccctcccacctccaccccccccccccgccccaccacccccTACAGTGGACAGGACAGGCCTGGGATGCTGTTAAGGATTTGTGTTTGCTCTGGGTCTGGAGAAGACCTTCTGTAGAGCAACCTGAGGAGCCTGCCTTGTACGTGTGGGAGAGAACACAGGAAGGCCTGCTGGGCTTTGTCACACCTGGCTCACCTGGATCTTAAGATAGtcacagagccacccaagctcctCTTGATGTGAAAGCATCATTTCCAAGATGCTAGGATGAGCCAGACTGGCACCCCTGAGTCCTAACTCATCCCTCTTGACTGGGTTTTCTGGGGGACATTCTGGGCATTGAGGTATGCCTTGGGCTAATGCCTGTGGGCAAAACTTTGCCCAGGAGCCAGGCCCCAGCCCAGTGCCTCCCTGCCAGCATGGGGACACTGAAAGGCTAGGCCTAGGGGCAGAGTGGTTAAGGCAAGTAGAGTGACCCGAATTTTAATCTCAACTGCATTGCCTACCGCTGGATGGTTTAGAGCAAGTGACTTCACCTTCCTGAGCCCATTTCTTCCTCTGGATGATGGATGAATAAGTAGGCCCACCTCACAGGATTGGAGTAAGGCTTGAACAGGATGAGCCTCTAAGGCACCCAGCAAGTGCACCCAGCAACAGCTGGGAGGAAGGCACCCACAGTGAGTCTTACAGCTGCCGTGGGGAAGAGTTGGCCCTGGAGCCTGGGGCGGGGTGGGAACTGGGAactgagaagaggaaaggagggtgaGGTCTGCACAGTGAGCCCAGTGAACTTGGGAGGCCAGTGCAGGTGAGGAGTACATCCTCCTCACCTGGCCCTGTGTGCCACCATACTCCCGTGGAAAGGAGTGGACCTTGTGGCCCCCAGAGCTGTGCTTTCCTCCATCCAGAAATCACGTCAGGAGGGCAGACCCCGTGGGCTGCTTCCCCATCCTGCTTTGTTCCTCAGAGGATTGTCCATCCTGGGAACATTTTCAAGGACAGAGGCGGAAGCCTGGTCTTGGCTAGAACTCTGCCGGCAACAAGGGGCTACGCTGCCAAGcagatccctcccctccccccagtagCCCTGGGGGGCTACTGGACTTGGTGCCCAGGAACTCAGGACCGTGGGGAGAGCAAGGCCCAGTGACATCAGAGGCCTAGTGACATCAGAGGGGCATCTCACAAGCAGTTCCCTAGAGAGCTGAAGGCAGCTGAGTCTCACGTGCATCCGAGTGAGGAGTGTTCTGTCTGCACCCACATGTCTGCGAAAcagctgctctgtgccaggcttaCGTTGGCCTGGGGCCCCTAGAGGAACCAGCTACACTTGTTCCCCCACCCATACCCTGCACTTTGCTCCAAAGGAAAGGGGGTAGGGTGGAACCCGTGTTCCAAAGGGGCCTCCAAGGCAAATGCTCAGAGCGTGGGAGCTCATCGGTGTTTGCCTCTGTGCACGGGCAGCTGTGTGGCCGAGGGTTTCTGCTTCAGGATTGTGCCTTGTTGTGGCTGAGACAGGAATTCTGTGGAGGCTTGGGCTGTGGGTGCGGGCCTTAGCCACAAGCTAGTGGTCTCAGGAATGAGGCCACCTGGAGCCCCTGCAGGGCGGTGTCCTGTGCACCTAATCCCACCTGGTCCCCTCTCCCGCAGCCCCTACTCCTCGAGTGATGCAGGGAGATCCGGGACAGGGAGATGACAGGCTTCAGAGGCCCGTGGTTCATTTAATCCTACGTTTGCCAGGTGCAGAGCAGGAATGCTGCACAGAGCACATTCAACATGACCTCTCCATAGTTCTGTAGGTTGGCATGATTTTGATTCCGCCTTGAGAAATAGGGAATCTGAGGTACAAAATGTGAGGTAACTTTTCTGAGGTGCCAGTTGTAAGAGGGGGTATTTGGCTTGGTCTCTCTGACCTCAAAGCCCAGGCCCTTTCCCCATTCAACTCCCCTactgtacagatggggaaactgaggcagataAGCCTGGGACCCCCTcatcctcctctgcctccctagGACCCTAGAGCCTACTCTGCACGGTGTCCCACTCAACCTGACCATAGCAGCCAGGGACTTGGGGTGGCCATGGCCACATCCCCAGAAGAGGGCAACCTGGGTACTGCCCCGCAGCCCAACATCACACGTCCTGCCTGTCGTAATTAGCAATGTTCCCTGGCCAGAAGCAGCAAATGTCATTATGTGGACTGGCGGGCCGCTGAAATCCGATTAGAGGGGCCTCGCTCCACAGGCCATGGCAGGTGCTCAGACCCGGGAAAATGAGCGACAGAAGAGCTACCCcatactcccccctcccccaactcctatAATGTTCCTCAGTCCCAGCCTGAGCTTCAGGCAGGGTGGAAAGGGCCCAAGCATAGCCATGGGTCCAATGGGGCTTATGAGAGCCTGGAGGGGACGTGGGCTCAGTTCACCTGGTGGGCTGCAGGCAGGGGTGTAACCCAAGACCCAGAGGTGGGAGATCCAGCCGTGGTCTTGTCCCATTGCCAGCTCTGCCTTACCCCAACCacgtgaccctgggcaagtggcatttctaagcctcagtttgaCCATATGCAGCCTCGGGCTAAGATTGCCCATCTTGGGTGGTTTCATGAGGCTCCCAGAGCTGGGCACCTGGAAAGTGCTCGGTGACCATTTGCTGCTTCCGTGTTCATCTCATCATACCTGCATCTCCTCCCTCCAGACCTCCTGCCCCCCGAGGTCTGCAGTCTCCTGAACCCAGCAGCCATCTATGCCAACAACGAGATCAGCCTGCGTGATGTCGAAGTCTATGGCTTCGACTACGACTACACACTGGCCCAGTACGCAGATGCGCTGCACCCTGAGATCTTCAGTGCCGCCCGCGACATCCTGATTGAGCACTACAAGGTGAGGCTGGCCGGGCAGACGGCCCAGGCCCCGGGGGAACCTCAGGCTGACTCACGGAGGTCCCCTGAGGTAGCTGCCCAGCCAGAGGTCTGGCATTGCCACTGGCTCAGGCGTGGCGCACTTCCCCCCCGACAGTACCCAGAGGGGATCCGGAAATATGACTACGACCCCAGCTTTGCCATCCGAGGCCTCCACTATGACATTCAGAAGGTGAGTGGCTAGGCCATGTTCTCCGCGGGGCCCCTCCTGACTGGATGTGCATCAGCACTACTTCCTTAGCCCCCATCCTCTATAAGGGGCTACCCCTGGCCTCACAGCTGTAGCTTCACGGGCACTTAATCCCCTTGGTACCTTCCAGCTGGGGCTTCAGCACAGGGACTGGAAGAGGCTGGCTTGGATGAATGCAAGCCCCTTTCTTACCACCCATCCCATTCCCCTGGTGCTCCCAGAGCCTTCTGATGAAGATTGATGCCTTCCATTATGTGCAGCTGGGGACGGCCTACAGGTCAGTGCAGACTGCCCTGCCTGACCctgctgtccccccaccccctcaacctGCATCTTACACCGTGGCCTCAGCTCAGGACCACTTCAGACTCATGATGTCTGTGCATCCACCCAGGGGCCTCCAGCCTGTGCCTGATGAGGAGGTGATAGACCTATATGGGGGCACCCAGCACATCCCACTGTACCAGATGAGTGGCTTCTACGGCAAGGTATTTGCTCCGTCTAACACTGCCACTGGCCGGGGCAGGCAGCTCAGTGATCTCGCTGTGGGTGCCCTCACCCTGGTGGGCTGGCTCACCCAGCAGGTAGTTTCCCTCTACCAGTGTCCCGAGGGGCAGTAGGGATAGAGGGGCTGCTGAGGTGGCTGCTTCCTCCACAGGGTCCCTCCATCAAGCAGTTCATGGACATCTTCTCACTGCCGGAAATGGCACTGCTGTCCTGCGTGGTGGACCACTTCCTGAGTCACGGCCTGGAGTTTGACCAGGCACACCTCTACAAGGATGTGACAGTGAGGACATTGGGCCTGCCTCTCGGGGTGGCAGGGAAGATCAAGTCAGCCACAGCGGGGCAGGCCTTCTTGGCCCCACTGCACCCTCACAGTCCTTCTCCTACCCCCAGGATGCCATTCGAGATGTGCACGTGAAGGGCCTCATGTACCAGTGGATCGAACAGGATATGGGTAAGGGTAGACAGTAGCCCTGCTGCGGCTTTCTGGGCAGGGGGCCGGGCTGGCCCTCACAGACCCATCTCCCTGTTAGAGAAGTACATCCTGAGAGGGGACGAGACCTTCGCCGTCTTGAGCCGCCTGGTGGCCCATGGGAAGCAGCTCTTCCTCATCACCAACAGTCCTTTCAGCTTCGTGTGAGCTGCCTgcggtggggaggtggggggggggggtcctggggGGAATGGGGTAGGGCCCAAGGAGGGGCCTGCCTCAGCCCACCTGCTGCCTGTTCCACTTCTGCCCAGGGACAAGGGGATGCGGCACATGGTGGGTCCTGACTGGCGCCAGCTCTTTGATGTGGTCATCGTCCAGGCAGACAAACCCAGCTTCTTTACTGACCGGCGCAAGTATGGGCCTAGCAGGGGTGATGAGGGTGGGGAGCGGGCACTGGCCTTTGCTCACCACCCTGTGTGCTTGGGGTGGGGACACCCCCTTGTCAGCACCCAGCCCATGTGAGCAGGTGGCCTTTGCAGACTGAGGAGGTGCCTGCCTCTGGTCCTGCCCTAGACTGGAATCCAAGCCCTTTAcccctctgcctccaggcctTTCAGAAAACTTGATGAGAAGGGCTCCCTGCACTGGGACCGCATCACCCGCCTGGAGAAGGGCAAAATCTATCGGCAGGTGAGTGCTATCTGGGTGGCCTAACCATAGCCCCAGGCTGTGGAGGGGTCAGTAGCACAGCCTCCTGGGCCCTGCCCAGCCACCACACATCTGCCGTGGCTCTGCCCCCTTGCACCATTTCCAGGGGCATCAGGGAATGGCTCTCAGGACACAGGCCTGGTCAATTTGCCTTCATTTGAATTCCAAGTTTACTGCTCGATAGCAGAGGGAGTCTGGCCAAGTCACTTGGCCTCtttgtgctttgctttttctcatctataaaagaagtataatgtaaaaaaaaaaaaaaaaaaaaaaaagtatgttctaCTTGAATTGTGGTGTACAAGCCCTTAGATGGGCCAGGCATTTACTGAATACCCACTAAACAGCAATGTCATTACTTGGGGCTGACCACTCTGCTACAGCCAGTCAAGCTGGCCGGAGCAGCTCACGGGCTCTTGGGGAAGACCCCCTTTCCTGGCTGGTGGCTAGGAAAATGAGAAGGGGGCCCAGTGCTGGGGGTTGTGTGGTGATTAAGGAGCAGGAGGTGATTAAGGCATTTGGCCCTGGATGGAATGCGGAAATCCTGGCTGAGCTGGGCTTCTTGAGGGTGGGGGttccaggggttggggggagggaggaagtcaGTAGTTGGGTCGGGAGCAGCCTGGGGTATCCAGGGCAGCGGCCCAGCCTGTAGACAGTACTCCTACCTGGGTGGCACCCAACTCTCCATGGCCCCCTTAAGCGCAGGCTCTTACCCTCAGCTCTGAGGGCAACGCTCTCTTTTGTCTTGGCATCTTGGCTAATAAGCCTGAGGAGGGTCATCTACCTTCGTGGGGAACAAGGGGAGTTTTTCTGCTTTGGCAGCTTTTAGCCTTTTCTTTATGCCTGATGATCTGaagtttcattttgtgtgtgtgcccgATCCTGCTTGGTTCTCATCTTTCTTTAtgctcccttcctgtctccccttGCTGGGGAGGCTGGAACCCAGGTTCCATCTTGCCTGACTCAGCACCTGTACCTCGAAATTTTCTCTTGGTTCAGGGCACATCCTCAGCGCTCCGCCCACTCGTATTTGACTCTACAGCCTCCCCACTTGAGCTTATTTCAACAATCCTTTCACGGCCCTGTGTCTGCCACGCCTTGCTTTCTCCCCCTGCCACTAGCATGCACAGGCTACTGTAGTAGCTCCTTTGCGCTGAGTGTGAATTCTGTTCATTTCTAGGGTGTGGGCTCCTGCCTCACTGGCTGCTGCACTTCCTGCTCTGGGCCCCCTGCCCCATTTTTCTGCTCTCCCTCGAGCTTCCTCTGTTGTGTTTGAGCTTGACtgctttcatcttttctctggctttggagcaggaggggcagatgGCTTTGCAGTGAGGTCTGCTGGGTCCCTCTGGGCCCAGGCCGGGGAGGACAGGAAGGGCTTTAGGGCCACAGGCTCGCTGCTGTGGTTTGTTTCCCACAGAGTGGGATCCCTGGGGTGGGTGTGAGGCCACAGGGAGGGGAGGCCCAGGGCATCATGCCAGGCTGACCTTCCTGTGGCAGGCAGACCCCCTTCCTGACTGTGAAGGGGGAGGAGACAGGGCCAGAGCCCGGGGACACTGAGGCCACGGGAAAGGGCAGCCCGGCATCCAGCTGGAGGGGCCGTGCTGCCCCTGGGGATTTGGGAGGAAGGTGGAGAACATGGCGTGGCTCTGGTAGTCCCGTGGTACGCTGTGCTCagcggtgcccccccccccccacctctccccagggAAACCTGTATGACTTCCTCCGCCTGACGGAGTGGCGTGGACCCCGTGTGCTCTACTTCGGAGACCATCTGTACAGTGATCTGGCGGTGAGGGGCGCAaggctgggtgggagggagggagcctgctGGCTGATGCTGATCCCTGTCCTCCACCCCCCAGGACCTCATGCTACGGCACGGCTGGCGAACCGGTGCCATCATCCCCGAGCTAGAGCGCGAGATCCGCATCATCAACACGGAGCAGTACATGCACTCACTGACGTGGCAGCAGGCGCTCACGGGGCTGCTGGAGCGCATGCAGGTGTGGGGGCGCGGGGCggcctggggggagggcagggctgccGCCCAGGCACACACCCAGCACCCACCCTGTCTCCCCCAGACGTACCAGGACGCCGAGTCGCAGCAGGTGCTGGCTGCCTGGATGAAGGAGCGGCAGGAGCtgaggtgggcagggtggggcaggaagggcTCCCAGCCTCATTCCTGCTGTGCCTGCTTTAGTGCCCCATGTCTCTTCCTCAGGTGCATCACCAAGGCCCTGTTCAACGCTCAGTTTGGGAGCATCTTCCGCACCTTCCACAACCCCACGTACTTCTCACGACGCCTCGTGCGCTTCTCTGACCTCTACATGGCCTCCCTCAGCTGTCTACTCAACTACCGGGTAGACTTCACCTTCTACCCACGCCGCACACCCCTGCAGCATGAGGCGCCGCTCTGGATGGACCAGCTCTGCACCGGCTGCATGAAGACACCCTTCCTTGGCGACATGGCCCACATCCGCTGAGGGCACCTTTATTGTCCAGAATAGGTCCTAACCCCTCCTGCCCCGCCTATGCTGGGCGTCGTTCCAGGGCGGGCAATAAAAGTGGTCTCCCTCCTGCTCGTGCCTCTGTTCGGTCCTAGATGCATCACTTGACCGTGAGGATCCGCTGGGTGTCCGGGAAGTCCTCCTCCAGGAGTGAGTCCTGGGTAGGGGGGAGGACCACTTGTGGCTGGGCTGATAACCAGGCCCTGGGGTCCCCTTCTGTCATCGCTCACCCCTCATACTCACATCGAAGGGCTCACAAAAGGCATCAGGGCTGCCGAAGACGGGGTTGGGAACAGAGACCAGGGTTGGGCTGGTTCCTTCCTGCCATAGGGAGAAGTCATCCTCAGCATCATCTTCCGCCTGGAAGAGAGGTATGTGGTGAGGGGACTCGAGCAAGATCCGTGGACCCAGACACCCCCAAcatccctcccccctgcccccccaacacAGCTCTACCTGGAAGGTGGAGAAGCCAAAGCCTGTGGCCTGGCCTCGGGCACGGAGGTAGAAGGCCCCAGCCACTAGGCCAAGCAGTGCTCCAGCAGCCACTACAGCCCCCACACCTGCCACCACGGGTGGACCCTTAGGCGCCACCACTGCCTGCTGCAAACAAGGAGAGCGTCAAGGCCAGGACCGTCTCCTCACCCCTTGCTGTTCTGCCTGtcgtcctccccacccctcaccaacTCACAGGTTGTAGGGGAGCCAGGAGGGGCCTGGCCAGAGCATGGATGATGCCGTTGAATGCCATGATGTCCCACACGACGACGTGGCTAACCACGACCGCCCCTGGGGCCTGTAGGGAGACCGGAGTCAGGCCTGGTGAGTGTGTGAGGGCCAGAGCCAGCAGGGGAAGTGCAGTAGCAAAACTCACCACAGGGGCCCAGGAA encodes the following:
- the NT5DC2 gene encoding 5'-nucleotidase domain-containing protein 2, translating into MAGAGLRAAARRWLPCRGHGGPRAASSSPSCPGCGPPGPGAHCPGAPRPAPAPAPAGGAELSAHLWARYQDMRRLVHDLLPPEVCSLLNPAAIYANNEISLRDVEVYGFDYDYTLAQYADALHPEIFSAARDILIEHYKYPEGIRKYDYDPSFAIRGLHYDIQKSLLMKIDAFHYVQLGTAYRGLQPVPDEEVIDLYGGTQHIPLYQMSGFYGKGPSIKQFMDIFSLPEMALLSCVVDHFLSHGLEFDQAHLYKDVTDAIRDVHVKGLMYQWIEQDMEKYILRGDETFAVLSRLVAHGKQLFLITNSPFSFVDKGMRHMVGPDWRQLFDVVIVQADKPSFFTDRRKPFRKLDEKGSLHWDRITRLEKGKIYRQGNLYDFLRLTEWRGPRVLYFGDHLYSDLADLMLRHGWRTGAIIPELEREIRIINTEQYMHSLTWQQALTGLLERMQTYQDAESQQVLAAWMKERQELRCITKALFNAQFGSIFRTFHNPTYFSRRLVRFSDLYMASLSCLLNYRVDFTFYPRRTPLQHEAPLWMDQLCTGCMKTPFLGDMAHIR